Proteins from one Gilliamella sp. ESL0443 genomic window:
- the purM gene encoding phosphoribosylformylglycinamidine cyclo-ligase, whose product MSNNKSLSYKDAGVDIDAGNELVNRIKSVVKETKRPEVMGGLGGFGALCAIPQKYKQPILVSGTDGVGTKLRLAMDLNRHESIGIDLVAMCVNDLIVQGAEPLFFLDYYATGKLNVDVAATVVTGIAEGCKQAGCALVGGETAEMPGMYHGDDYDLAGFCVGVVEKAEMIDGSKVQDGDALIALASSGAHSNGYSLVRKIIEVSGVNPATEQLDGKPLADHLLAPTKIYVKSVLDLISNIEVHAIAHITGGGFWENIPRVLPDNTQAIIDESSWQWPSIFNWLQQAGNVSRHEMYRTFNCGVGLIIALPKQLADQAINLLNEHGEKAWLLGEIKTSSSTERVIIK is encoded by the coding sequence GTGTCAAATAACAAATCTCTTAGCTATAAAGATGCCGGTGTCGATATCGATGCAGGCAATGAACTGGTAAATCGCATTAAATCTGTTGTAAAAGAGACCAAACGTCCTGAAGTTATGGGGGGACTAGGTGGTTTTGGTGCATTATGTGCAATTCCGCAAAAATATAAGCAACCTATTTTAGTATCAGGAACTGATGGTGTTGGCACAAAATTACGTCTGGCAATGGATTTAAACCGCCATGAATCAATTGGTATTGATTTAGTTGCAATGTGCGTTAATGATTTGATTGTTCAAGGTGCGGAGCCGTTATTCTTCTTAGATTACTATGCAACAGGCAAACTTAATGTTGATGTTGCAGCAACAGTCGTTACAGGTATCGCTGAAGGTTGTAAACAAGCAGGCTGCGCTTTAGTTGGTGGTGAAACAGCTGAAATGCCAGGAATGTATCACGGTGATGATTATGACTTAGCCGGCTTTTGTGTTGGCGTAGTTGAAAAAGCAGAAATGATTGATGGGAGTAAAGTACAAGATGGTGACGCTTTAATTGCTCTTGCATCAAGTGGCGCCCACTCTAATGGCTACTCTTTAGTTCGAAAAATAATTGAAGTGAGTGGTGTAAATCCAGCTACTGAACAATTAGATGGAAAACCATTAGCTGATCATCTACTTGCTCCAACCAAAATTTATGTCAAATCTGTTCTCGATTTGATTTCCAATATCGAAGTTCATGCAATTGCCCATATTACTGGTGGTGGCTTTTGGGAGAACATTCCTCGTGTTTTACCGGATAACACTCAAGCGATTATTGATGAATCAAGCTGGCAATGGCCGTCAATCTTCAATTGGTTACAACAAGCTGGTAATGTCAGTCGCCATGAAATGTATCGTACTTTCAACTGTGGCGTTGGTTTAATCATCGCTTTACCAAAACAGTTAGCTGACCAAGCCATCAATTTGCTTAATGAGCATGGTGAAAAAGCTTGGCTACTAGGTGAAATAAAAACATCATCATCCACTGAGCGTGTAATTATTAAATAA
- the ruvX gene encoding Holliday junction resolvase RuvX — MATIIAFDFGTASIGAAIGQDITKTANPLCSFKARDGIPNWQAIEKVLNEWKPDYLVVGLPLNMDGTEQPLTARARKFANRLHGMFGYQVHLQDERLSTVEAKSHIFASRGYRALEKGHVDATSAIIILESWFENNESL, encoded by the coding sequence ATGGCAACTATTATTGCATTTGATTTTGGTACTGCAAGTATTGGTGCAGCTATTGGTCAGGACATCACCAAAACCGCTAACCCACTTTGTTCATTTAAAGCTCGTGATGGAATACCTAATTGGCAAGCGATTGAAAAAGTACTTAATGAATGGAAACCCGATTATTTAGTGGTTGGACTACCGCTAAATATGGATGGCACAGAACAACCTTTAACCGCTAGAGCTCGCAAATTTGCTAACCGTTTGCATGGTATGTTTGGTTATCAAGTACATCTACAAGATGAACGATTATCCACAGTTGAGGCTAAATCACACATTTTTGCTTCACGTGGTTATCGGGCGCTTGAAAAAGGTCATGTTGATGCAACTTCTGCCATTATTATTTTAGAGAGTTGGTTTGAGAACAATGAATCTCTTTAA
- a CDS encoding YqgE/AlgH family protein has protein sequence MNLKNHFIIAMPTLHDSVFSRSVVYICEHNRDGAMGIILNKPIIDLNVETVLSRLEITASKSCAELEHPVFCGGPLAEEQGFILHTPHKGFASSIQISDDVMITTSLDALKSIGSPEQPKDIFLALGYSSWQSLQLESEVAKNDWLVTEVDPQIIFEVAIEDRWKKAAESLGINISTISHQMGNA, from the coding sequence ATGAATTTAAAAAATCATTTTATTATTGCAATGCCAACACTACATGATTCAGTATTTAGTCGTTCTGTTGTGTATATCTGTGAACATAATCGTGATGGTGCAATGGGTATTATTTTGAATAAGCCTATTATAGATCTCAATGTTGAAACCGTATTGTCCCGTCTTGAAATCACTGCCTCAAAAAGTTGTGCTGAACTTGAGCACCCAGTATTTTGTGGTGGACCACTTGCCGAGGAGCAAGGTTTTATTTTACACACTCCTCATAAGGGGTTTGCATCAAGTATACAGATTTCTGATGATGTGATGATAACCACATCACTTGACGCATTGAAATCGATTGGCTCTCCAGAACAACCAAAAGATATCTTTTTAGCACTGGGATACTCAAGTTGGCAATCATTACAACTTGAAAGTGAGGTTGCCAAAAATGACTGGTTAGTTACTGAAGTTGATCCACAAATTATCTTTGAAGTGGCTATTGAGGATCGTTGGAAAAAAGCGGCTGAATCATTGGGCATTAATATCAGTACTATTTCTCACCAAATGGGTAATGCATAG
- a CDS encoding GNAT family N-acetyltransferase yields the protein MIREYQPKDLEAIMKIWLQGNEQAHNFIDLEFFKQNYDIVKMLIPMSTIYVQDLNGVVGFIGLTEDYISGLFVEEGFRHQGTGAALVEKAKQRHNELLVHVYKQNSDAINFYLSQDFEIIGESINEETNHPEVLMRCNVEHKVKIGKCAL from the coding sequence ATGATTAGAGAATACCAACCAAAAGATTTAGAAGCCATTATGAAGATATGGCTACAAGGTAATGAACAAGCTCACAACTTTATTGATCTTGAATTTTTTAAACAGAACTACGATATAGTTAAAATGTTGATTCCAATGTCAACTATCTATGTTCAAGATCTTAATGGCGTAGTAGGTTTTATAGGTTTAACTGAGGATTATATTTCTGGACTCTTTGTTGAAGAAGGTTTTCGTCATCAAGGAACCGGAGCTGCGCTAGTTGAAAAAGCAAAACAGCGCCACAATGAATTATTGGTACATGTGTATAAACAAAATAGTGATGCGATTAACTTTTACTTATCGCAGGATTTTGAAATTATTGGTGAATCAATTAACGAAGAAACCAATCATCCAGAAGTATTAATGCGTTGTAATGTAGAACATAAAGTCAAAATTGGTAAATGTGCATTATAA
- the gshB gene encoding glutathione synthase, with protein MIKLGIVMDPISHIKLKKDTSFAMLLEAQKRGYQLYYMEMNDLFLRNGEASATTRILTVHNNSEHWFDFGDEQIIALSELDVILMRKDPPFDTEFIYATYILERAEDKGVLVVNKPQSLRDCNEKLFTAWFADFTPETLVTRQTSQIKAFHQQFHDIILKPLDGMGGSSIFRIKQDDPNVSVIIETLTEHNTRYCMAQNFIPAIKDGDKRILVVDGVPVPYCLARIPQKGETRGNLAAGGHGEVRALSDSDWKIANSIGPTLKQKGLLFVGLDVIGDKLTEINVTSPTCVREIETAHPDLSITGLLMDAIESRLNKKS; from the coding sequence ATGATTAAACTTGGTATTGTTATGGACCCCATCAGCCATATCAAATTAAAAAAAGATACCAGCTTTGCTATGCTGCTTGAAGCACAAAAGCGAGGTTATCAACTCTATTATATGGAGATGAATGATCTGTTTTTACGTAATGGTGAAGCAAGTGCAACCACTCGTATACTAACAGTTCATAACAATAGTGAACATTGGTTTGATTTTGGTGACGAGCAAATAATAGCATTAAGTGAACTCGATGTGATACTAATGCGTAAAGATCCGCCTTTTGATACCGAATTTATCTATGCGACTTATATTTTAGAACGCGCTGAAGATAAAGGCGTATTAGTGGTTAATAAGCCACAAAGCTTACGTGATTGTAATGAAAAATTATTTACTGCTTGGTTTGCTGATTTTACGCCGGAAACTTTAGTTACTCGCCAAACATCACAAATTAAGGCTTTCCATCAACAATTCCATGACATTATTTTAAAACCACTTGATGGTATGGGTGGTTCGTCAATTTTTAGAATCAAACAAGATGATCCCAATGTGTCTGTGATAATTGAAACACTTACCGAGCATAATACTCGTTACTGTATGGCGCAAAATTTTATCCCAGCAATAAAAGATGGTGATAAACGTATTTTAGTTGTCGATGGTGTTCCGGTTCCTTATTGTTTGGCGCGGATACCTCAAAAAGGTGAAACACGTGGAAACTTAGCCGCTGGTGGACATGGTGAAGTAAGAGCTTTAAGTGATAGTGATTGGAAAATTGCCAACAGTATTGGACCAACATTAAAACAAAAAGGACTTTTATTTGTCGGACTTGATGTAATTGGGGATAAATTAACTGAAATTAACGTCACTAGTCCAACTTGTGTACGAGAAATTGAAACTGCCCATCCAGATTTATCAATCACTGGGCTTTTAATGGACGCGATTGAATCAAGATTAAATAAGAAGAGTTAA
- the rsmE gene encoding 16S rRNA (uracil(1498)-N(3))-methyltransferase — protein sequence MTRIFQPYTINQNSLITLDDNAFNHLIRVLRMKPGESVTLFDGSNQITPAVIHEVNKKNVVVKTATTIFDDRESPLNIHLGQVISRGDKMEFTIQKSVELGVSTITPLLSERCGVKLDQERLEKKVQQWQKIVISACEQCGRNIIPTVNSVMKLENWCASLTDSLKLNLHPKAEKGINQLSSEDKKISLLIGPEGGLSNEEIQMTHQYQFTDILLGPRVLRTETAALTAITALQVRLGDLG from the coding sequence ATGACTCGAATTTTTCAACCCTACACCATCAACCAAAATAGCTTAATTACCTTGGACGATAATGCTTTTAATCACCTGATCCGTGTATTAAGAATGAAGCCTGGCGAATCAGTGACGTTGTTTGACGGATCTAACCAAATTACGCCAGCAGTGATCCATGAAGTAAACAAAAAAAACGTTGTTGTAAAAACAGCAACGACTATTTTTGATGATCGAGAATCACCTTTAAACATTCATTTAGGCCAAGTTATTTCTCGTGGTGATAAAATGGAGTTTACTATTCAAAAATCAGTTGAATTAGGCGTGAGTACCATTACCCCATTACTTTCTGAACGCTGTGGCGTAAAGCTCGATCAAGAAAGGCTTGAAAAGAAGGTTCAACAATGGCAAAAAATTGTTATTTCTGCCTGTGAACAATGTGGGCGTAACATCATCCCTACCGTAAACTCGGTAATGAAATTAGAAAATTGGTGTGCAAGTTTAACTGATAGCTTAAAACTCAACTTACATCCAAAAGCAGAAAAAGGCATAAATCAACTGTCGTCTGAGGATAAAAAAATTAGTTTATTAATTGGACCAGAAGGTGGGCTATCTAACGAAGAAATTCAGATGACGCATCAATATCAGTTTACAGATATTTTACTCGGTCCACGAGTTTTACGAACTGAAACAGCTGCACTAACAGCAATAACCGCCCTTCAAGTTCGTTTAGGTGATTTAGGTTAA
- the folB gene encoding dihydroneopterin aldolase, whose translation MTLTIKDRVLIESLTVYTTIGVYDWEKNIKQKLVLDLEMAWDNKPAGKSDNVEFCLDYFVVSQSITSFIEANKFELIETVAERVAQLVIEQFSVQWLKIKVSKPDAIANAGNVAVIIERSIN comes from the coding sequence ATGACATTAACGATTAAAGATAGAGTATTAATTGAATCTCTAACAGTTTATACCACAATTGGTGTTTATGATTGGGAAAAAAACATCAAACAGAAGCTAGTCCTTGATTTAGAAATGGCTTGGGATAATAAGCCAGCAGGAAAGAGTGATAATGTAGAATTTTGCTTAGACTATTTCGTTGTTTCACAATCAATAACATCATTTATTGAGGCAAATAAATTTGAGCTTATTGAAACGGTAGCTGAACGCGTTGCACAGTTAGTTATTGAACAATTTTCAGTTCAATGGTTAAAAATCAAAGTTTCAAAACCAGATGCGATTGCTAATGCAGGCAATGTTGCTGTGATTATTGAACGTAGTATTAATTAA
- a CDS encoding MBL fold metallo-hydrolase, whose translation MNKKNETLDKALNERSDNLHHRAFKNSEPFSIKLTDALRWRLKRKVLPPKAGYQVFNQTWCSSIDLNLEGDRVWWIGHSTTLIRLNNKWILTDPVFSNRVSPFQFIGPKRRTKPAITIDKLPTIDVVLISHSHYDHLDFNSIRHLVKRFPQMTILVPLGLKTKLLKWGAKQVIELDWWQSSNIGGITFTATPAKHWSNRGAFDVNKSLWCGWVMQNDDSPLSKNIYFMGDTGYSTSLKKIGERFKQIDLALIPIGAYAPRWFMQSQHIDPQQALQLYDELNCQSAIAIHWGAFELADESLDEPPFLLNSLKKGRAFHVIKIGDSFAINQFNNALE comes from the coding sequence ATGAATAAAAAAAACGAAACGCTAGATAAAGCCCTTAATGAGCGAAGTGATAATTTACATCATAGAGCTTTTAAAAATAGTGAGCCTTTTTCAATTAAATTGACTGACGCTTTACGTTGGCGCCTTAAACGTAAAGTCTTACCCCCAAAAGCGGGATATCAAGTATTTAACCAAACTTGGTGTAGCTCAATTGATTTAAATTTAGAAGGTGATAGAGTCTGGTGGATAGGGCATTCAACTACGTTAATAAGACTTAATAATAAATGGATATTAACTGATCCGGTTTTTTCCAACCGAGTCTCGCCGTTCCAATTTATTGGCCCCAAACGACGAACCAAACCCGCTATTACTATCGATAAATTACCAACGATTGATGTGGTTTTGATATCGCATAGCCATTATGACCATCTTGATTTTAATAGTATAAGGCATCTGGTAAAACGTTTTCCACAAATGACTATTTTAGTTCCCCTAGGGCTCAAAACCAAACTATTAAAATGGGGAGCGAAGCAAGTTATTGAGTTGGACTGGTGGCAATCTTCTAATATTGGTGGAATAACGTTTACTGCGACACCAGCAAAGCATTGGAGTAATCGTGGTGCTTTTGATGTCAACAAATCATTATGGTGTGGTTGGGTAATGCAGAATGATGACTCGCCGTTATCGAAAAATATCTACTTTATGGGGGATACCGGCTATTCAACCAGTTTAAAGAAAATTGGCGAAAGGTTTAAGCAAATCGATCTAGCCTTAATCCCCATCGGCGCATATGCACCGCGTTGGTTTATGCAATCACAGCACATCGACCCTCAACAAGCATTGCAACTGTATGATGAATTAAATTGCCAATCAGCGATCGCCATTCATTGGGGAGCTTTTGAATTAGCGGATGAATCGTTAGATGAACCACCGTTTTTATTAAATTCTTTGAAGAAAGGTCGTGCTTTTCACGTAATAAAAATAGGTGATAGCTTTGCTATCAATCAGTTTAATAATGCATTAGAATAA
- a CDS encoding EamA family transporter produces the protein MSAWLVYALLSAITAACVAILGKIGLQHLDANTATAIRATVMAIFLVGVVAVQGKLNLINTFFNDKKALLIIALSGVAGALSWLFYFMAIKEGKVSQVAPIDKLSVVFAVIFAVIIFGEKISFLSAIGVAMIAAGAVLVALF, from the coding sequence ATGAGCGCTTGGCTTGTTTATGCTTTGCTATCGGCAATTACCGCTGCCTGTGTTGCAATTTTAGGTAAAATTGGTTTACAACACCTTGATGCCAATACTGCAACCGCAATACGGGCTACTGTTATGGCGATTTTTTTAGTTGGCGTGGTTGCCGTGCAAGGAAAGCTAAATCTAATTAACACGTTCTTTAACGATAAGAAAGCATTACTTATTATCGCATTGAGTGGAGTCGCTGGGGCATTATCTTGGTTATTCTACTTCATGGCAATTAAAGAAGGTAAAGTCTCGCAAGTTGCCCCGATTGATAAACTTAGCGTTGTTTTTGCCGTAATTTTTGCTGTTATTATCTTTGGCGAAAAAATTTCATTTCTTTCAGCCATTGGTGTTGCCATGATTGCTGCAGGTGCTGTTTTAGTTGCGCTATTTTAA
- the moeA gene encoding molybdopterin molybdotransferase MoeA, translated as MLLTFEQAKKNILEASSLYNQLSSEKVALFDALDCVTAEPVISPINVPSFNNSAMDGYAVRLADINQSKLLPLAGTIFAGDDISNLNWPSGSCLRIMTGAPVPEQADAVVMQEETEQTESGINFLGDIKLGSNIRCIGEDVKQDSVVVTKGTRLTIPTLSSLATLGITELVVYKKIKVAIFSTGNELTDIGDPLTNKSAIYDSNRFTLKLLLSKLNCQVIDLGIIADDPNRIKQSLETASKLADLVITSGGVSVGDVDYTKTALEALGKINFWKIAIKPGKPFAFGKIGDALFCGLPGNPVSTLVTFYQLVQPLILALSGEHLTSNNLSFKVKAATNLKKSVGRLDFQRGVLQVNSEGELEVASTGQQGSHLTQSFNHANCFIILEQERGNVAKGEYVTVELFNNLLK; from the coding sequence ATGTTATTAACCTTTGAGCAAGCTAAAAAAAATATACTTGAAGCATCATCATTATACAATCAACTTTCAAGTGAAAAAGTTGCATTATTTGACGCCTTAGATTGTGTTACTGCCGAACCGGTTATTTCTCCAATTAATGTACCAAGTTTTAACAATTCGGCTATGGATGGTTATGCGGTAAGGTTAGCTGATATCAATCAATCGAAATTATTACCTTTAGCTGGTACTATTTTTGCTGGAGATGATATCTCTAATCTGAATTGGCCTTCAGGGAGTTGCTTACGCATTATGACTGGCGCGCCTGTTCCTGAACAAGCTGATGCCGTGGTGATGCAAGAAGAGACAGAGCAAACAGAGTCAGGTATTAATTTTTTAGGTGATATTAAATTAGGTAGCAATATTCGTTGTATCGGCGAAGATGTTAAACAAGATTCGGTGGTGGTGACTAAAGGTACACGTTTAACCATTCCAACACTATCAAGTTTAGCCACGCTTGGTATAACTGAATTAGTCGTCTATAAAAAAATAAAAGTCGCTATCTTTTCAACCGGAAATGAATTAACCGATATTGGTGATCCGCTAACAAACAAAAGTGCAATTTATGATAGTAATCGATTTACGCTAAAATTATTATTATCTAAATTAAATTGCCAAGTTATCGATTTAGGTATTATTGCCGATGATCCGAACCGAATTAAGCAATCACTTGAAACAGCGTCTAAACTTGCTGATTTAGTGATTACAAGCGGTGGGGTTTCTGTTGGTGATGTAGATTATACAAAAACAGCTTTAGAAGCACTGGGTAAAATTAATTTCTGGAAAATTGCTATAAAACCCGGTAAGCCGTTTGCTTTTGGAAAGATAGGTGATGCGTTGTTTTGTGGATTACCCGGCAATCCTGTTTCGACATTGGTCACTTTCTATCAGTTAGTTCAGCCTTTGATTTTAGCACTGTCAGGAGAGCATTTAACCTCTAACAATCTGTCATTTAAAGTGAAAGCAGCAACGAATCTTAAAAAAAGTGTTGGCCGATTAGATTTTCAACGCGGTGTGTTGCAAGTTAATTCTGAAGGTGAGTTAGAAGTTGCTTCAACGGGTCAACAAGGCTCACATCTAACTCAGTCGTTTAATCATGCCAACTGCTTTATCATCCTTGAGCAAGAAAGAGGCAATGTTGCCAAAGGTGAATATGTGACAGTTGAGCTGTTTAATAATTTATTAAAATAG
- the ychF gene encoding redox-regulated ATPase YchF translates to MGFKCGIVGLPNVGKSTLFNALTKAGIEAANFPFCTIEPNTGVVPMPDPRLDQLAEIVKPQRTLPTTMEFVDIAGLVKGASKGEGLGNQFLANIRETEAIGHVVRCFENENIVHVAGKIDPAEDIEIINTELALADLEACERAITRLQKRAKGGDKDAKYELEILEKCLPHLEQGKKLLLLDLSKEELDAIKYLSFLTLKPTMYIANVNEDGFENNPFLDKVKAIAEQEKAVVVPVCAAIEAELAELDDADRDEFMQDLGLTEPGLNRVIRAGYSLLNLQTYFTAGVKEVRAWTISVGDTAPQAAGKIHTDFEKGFIRAQTIAFEDFIKYGGEQGAKEAGKMRSEGKDYVVQDGDIMNFLFNV, encoded by the coding sequence ATGGGATTTAAATGTGGAATTGTCGGTCTACCAAATGTGGGTAAATCAACGCTTTTTAATGCACTAACTAAAGCTGGGATTGAAGCGGCTAACTTTCCGTTTTGTACTATCGAACCTAATACAGGCGTAGTGCCAATGCCCGATCCGCGTTTAGATCAATTAGCGGAAATTGTTAAGCCGCAACGAACATTACCAACGACCATGGAATTTGTTGATATCGCAGGTTTAGTAAAAGGTGCATCTAAAGGTGAAGGACTTGGTAACCAATTCTTAGCTAATATTCGTGAAACCGAAGCAATTGGCCATGTTGTTCGTTGTTTTGAAAACGAAAACATTGTTCATGTTGCAGGTAAAATCGATCCAGCTGAAGATATCGAAATTATTAACACAGAACTTGCGTTAGCCGATCTTGAAGCCTGTGAACGCGCTATTACCCGTTTACAAAAACGAGCTAAAGGTGGTGATAAAGACGCTAAATATGAACTTGAGATTCTTGAAAAGTGCCTTCCTCACCTTGAACAAGGTAAAAAATTATTACTTTTAGATTTAAGTAAAGAAGAACTAGATGCGATTAAATATCTTAGTTTCTTAACGTTAAAACCCACTATGTACATCGCGAATGTCAATGAAGATGGTTTTGAAAACAATCCGTTTTTAGATAAAGTGAAAGCCATCGCAGAACAAGAAAAAGCAGTCGTAGTACCAGTTTGTGCTGCTATTGAGGCAGAACTTGCTGAGCTTGATGATGCTGATCGTGATGAATTTATGCAAGATCTTGGTTTAACCGAACCGGGTCTAAATAGAGTTATCCGCGCGGGTTATAGTTTACTTAACTTACAAACTTATTTTACTGCTGGCGTTAAGGAAGTTCGTGCTTGGACTATCTCGGTTGGTGATACTGCACCTCAAGCAGCAGGGAAAATTCATACCGATTTTGAAAAAGGTTTTATCCGTGCACAAACCATTGCCTTTGAAGATTTTATCAAATATGGTGGTGAACAAGGTGCTAAAGAAGCAGGAAAAATGCGTTCAGAAGGAAAAGATTATGTCGTGCAAGATGGCGATATTATGAATTTCTTATTCAATGTATAA
- the rsmI gene encoding 16S rRNA (cytidine(1402)-2'-O)-methyltransferase yields the protein MTLYIVATPIGNLDDITLRAINTLKQVDLIAAEDTRHSGLLLQHLGIKAKLFALHDHNEQEKSQLLIEKLKSGLSIALISDAGTPLINDPGYHLVKACRENNINVVPIPGACAAIAALSVAGLPSDRFSYEGFLPAKTKARQDYLTTLIDEPRTMIFYESTHRLLDTLHDMQTIWGSDRQIVLAKELTKTWETIVHFSIKDLIEWLAEDSNRQKGEFVLIAEGVSKTDDVIDAKAINTLKLLLNELPLKKAAAITAEIYGLKKNQLYQLGLTFQN from the coding sequence ATGACTTTATATATTGTAGCAACACCTATTGGTAATTTAGATGATATTACCCTTCGCGCGATTAATACACTTAAGCAAGTTGACTTAATTGCGGCTGAAGATACCCGTCATAGTGGACTGCTTTTGCAACATTTGGGGATTAAAGCCAAATTGTTCGCCTTACATGATCATAATGAGCAAGAAAAATCACAACTATTAATTGAAAAACTTAAATCAGGATTATCAATAGCGTTAATATCTGATGCAGGTACACCATTAATTAATGACCCCGGTTATCATTTAGTGAAAGCTTGCCGTGAAAATAATATTAATGTAGTACCCATCCCTGGTGCATGTGCGGCCATTGCGGCACTCTCAGTGGCTGGATTACCTTCGGATAGATTTAGTTATGAGGGATTTTTACCGGCTAAAACAAAAGCACGACAAGATTATCTTACTACGTTAATTGATGAACCACGAACTATGATTTTTTACGAATCAACGCATCGACTTTTAGATACCTTGCATGATATGCAAACCATTTGGGGAAGCGATAGACAGATTGTATTAGCCAAAGAACTGACCAAAACATGGGAAACCATCGTCCATTTTTCCATAAAAGATCTGATTGAATGGTTAGCAGAAGATAGCAACCGGCAAAAAGGCGAATTCGTTTTGATTGCCGAAGGTGTGAGTAAAACGGATGATGTGATTGATGCAAAAGCAATTAATACACTAAAACTGTTATTAAATGAGCTACCTTTAAAAAAAGCCGCAGCGATAACTGCTGAAATTTATGGACTGAAAAAAAATCAATTATATCAGCTCGGATTAACCTTTCAAAATTAG
- the nlpD gene encoding murein hydrolase activator NlpD: MKKILTLSCLSLMISACTQTNPADIEDISDSSRSSTSSVYTKPPEIISKGNRAPSSTSTYTPSAPASRNSTSGSTSQGVVTSNERIVYNRDYNDIPKGGYQGDTYTVKRGDTLFYIAWVTGNDYRALAAKNNIKEPFAVSVGQVLDVSGGTTIVETKKTTSTNTPAQTSSTKPVVTTVTTTTTTTSGTNKPTVETTETVTEPASTTSPSPSPSSSTSNVANITWQWPAQGKIIEKFSNATKGIDIAGSLGAKVVAAADGRVVYSGNALPGYGNLIIVKHNDDYLTAYAHNQTILVKEQQNVRAGEQIATMGATGTSSVRLHFEIRYKAQSVDPLKYLSK, encoded by the coding sequence GTGAAAAAAATTCTCACATTAAGTTGTTTAAGTTTGATGATTTCTGCTTGTACGCAGACAAATCCAGCTGATATCGAAGATATATCTGATTCATCGAGATCTTCTACCTCCTCGGTTTACACAAAGCCGCCTGAAATTATTTCCAAAGGTAATCGAGCGCCATCATCTACATCAACTTATACACCATCGGCGCCAGCATCTCGTAATTCGACTAGCGGTTCAACTAGTCAAGGTGTTGTGACATCAAATGAACGTATTGTCTATAATCGTGATTATAATGATATTCCAAAAGGTGGCTATCAAGGTGATACTTACACCGTCAAACGAGGCGATACACTGTTTTATATCGCTTGGGTAACCGGTAATGATTATCGAGCATTAGCTGCTAAAAATAATATCAAAGAACCTTTTGCTGTAAGTGTAGGTCAAGTGCTTGATGTTAGCGGTGGCACAACGATCGTTGAAACTAAAAAAACCACATCAACGAATACTCCTGCTCAGACTAGTTCAACAAAACCAGTTGTAACAACAGTAACTACTACAACAACTACTACATCTGGTACTAATAAACCAACAGTTGAAACTACTGAAACTGTAACTGAACCGGCTTCAACCACATCGCCATCGCCATCGCCATCTAGCTCAACATCGAATGTTGCCAATATTACATGGCAATGGCCGGCACAAGGTAAGATCATTGAAAAATTTTCTAATGCCACTAAAGGTATAGATATTGCTGGTTCATTAGGCGCTAAAGTCGTTGCAGCAGCGGATGGTCGAGTGGTTTATTCTGGTAATGCATTACCAGGTTATGGTAACTTAATCATTGTAAAACACAATGATGACTATTTAACGGCGTATGCGCATAACCAAACTATTTTAGTTAAAGAACAACAAAATGTTCGAGCAGGTGAACAAATTGCGACAATGGGCGCAACGGGAACTTCATCAGTACGACTACACTTTGAAATTCGTTATAAAGCGCAATCAGTCGATCCATTAAAATACTTATCTAAATAA